Proteins from one Legionella taurinensis genomic window:
- a CDS encoding diguanylate cyclase, whose protein sequence is MIIILLLQGAINLGGYYQIQQLLDTNKTVLHTHKVTYLASELWNRILEMQNNLRGYIITANPDNLAGFERNIQSARNQIKRLKTLAHDNPHQIKRLDKLSGLLDERLIFYRQVLAAYTLKGEEAAEQLIASDKGASLSTQIRRLAISIQNEEFILLDLRNQALTENSAFTKKFLLFTLISTSLVIGLFLIIFNLQYSKAVLINRRRKQAENQLKGIIGATTDGIAAIDDQFNLIIFNEAFGDCFSNLFGKEVDYGLNLKNTLADSPEEQIFLKNLDDALASPRAEIIRKIGASGLTTRIYEITYSTTRDSSGTATGVALVSRDVTVRFEMEKAMKKTNLQLTHSMAEIKQHNRSISYLNLLSSTLHSCLSIEETLSPIRIYAEKILPFTAGRLYLSHPSRNYLDLAIEWGELHVHEEDVISPEACWALRRGQLHRFHSRTDSVICEHLRTARFIPSYLCVPLQAQNDTVGLVYLELKHSEGMNEDNFNHLVEEHESLIINFSEAIASSLANIKLRDTLRLRSIRDPLTGLYNRSYLEESFAREIERAKRHANQLAVIMMDLDHFKKINDGYGHDAGDRVLVEVTRFLLQQIRQTDIACRYGGEEFLLLLVDIASQQEVLDRVERFRQLISDMPFNVNGKTLKVTASFGVAFLFEHGESQAQLIEAADKALYRSKKNGRNQITVAKGTGMHDQPQQEKRTQK, encoded by the coding sequence ATGATTATCATATTGCTCCTGCAGGGTGCAATTAATCTTGGCGGTTATTATCAAATCCAGCAATTGCTGGATACCAATAAAACGGTTCTCCATACCCATAAAGTGACCTACCTGGCGAGTGAGCTGTGGAACCGGATCCTTGAAATGCAAAACAATCTTCGCGGCTATATCATTACCGCCAATCCCGATAATCTTGCTGGGTTTGAGCGAAACATTCAAAGCGCACGCAACCAGATTAAACGATTGAAAACGCTGGCTCACGATAACCCGCATCAGATCAAACGCCTGGATAAGTTATCGGGACTGCTGGATGAACGGCTGATTTTCTATCGGCAGGTTCTCGCGGCGTACACATTAAAGGGCGAAGAAGCGGCGGAACAATTGATTGCCAGTGACAAAGGGGCTTCGCTATCCACCCAAATCAGGCGTCTGGCGATTAGTATTCAAAACGAAGAGTTCATTTTGCTGGACCTGCGCAACCAGGCGCTGACGGAGAATTCGGCTTTTACCAAAAAATTCCTCTTGTTTACCTTAATCAGCACGTCTTTAGTTATTGGTCTTTTTTTAATTATATTCAATCTGCAATACAGCAAGGCGGTGCTCATTAACCGGCGGCGCAAACAGGCTGAAAATCAGTTAAAAGGGATCATTGGCGCCACGACCGACGGCATCGCTGCCATTGACGACCAGTTTAACCTCATTATTTTTAATGAGGCGTTCGGTGACTGTTTCAGCAATTTGTTTGGTAAGGAGGTGGATTACGGCCTTAATTTAAAAAACACGCTGGCGGATTCACCGGAAGAGCAGATCTTTCTGAAAAACCTCGATGATGCGTTGGCCAGTCCGCGTGCTGAAATCATCCGTAAAATTGGCGCGAGCGGCTTGACGACAAGGATTTATGAAATTACCTACAGTACGACGCGGGATTCAAGCGGCACAGCCACGGGTGTGGCCCTGGTGTCACGCGACGTCACGGTCCGCTTTGAAATGGAAAAGGCGATGAAGAAAACCAATCTGCAACTTACCCACTCAATGGCTGAAATCAAGCAACATAACCGGTCGATTTCCTATTTAAACCTGCTAAGCAGTACGCTGCACTCCTGCCTTTCCATTGAAGAAACATTGAGTCCCATTCGCATTTATGCCGAAAAAATTCTGCCGTTTACAGCCGGCCGCCTGTACCTTTCTCACCCTTCGCGCAATTACTTAGACCTTGCCATCGAATGGGGCGAACTGCATGTGCACGAGGAGGATGTGATTTCTCCGGAAGCCTGTTGGGCTTTACGCCGCGGACAGTTGCACCGTTTTCACAGCCGCACCGACAGTGTCATTTGCGAGCACCTGCGTACCGCGCGTTTTATCCCCTCGTACCTTTGTGTGCCGCTGCAGGCACAAAATGACACTGTCGGCCTGGTTTACCTTGAACTGAAACACAGCGAAGGCATGAACGAAGATAACTTTAATCATCTGGTGGAGGAACACGAATCCTTAATCATTAATTTCTCGGAAGCCATTGCCTCGTCATTAGCCAATATCAAATTACGCGATACCTTAAGGCTTCGCTCCATCCGCGATCCGTTGACGGGATTGTATAATCGTTCTTATCTTGAGGAATCCTTTGCACGCGAAATTGAACGGGCAAAACGACATGCCAATCAACTTGCGGTCATCATGATGGATCTTGATCATTTCAAGAAAATCAATGACGGTTATGGTCATGATGCCGGCGATCGGGTGCTGGTGGAAGTCACGCGCTTCCTGTTGCAGCAAATCAGGCAGACAGACATTGCCTGCCGTTACGGCGGTGAGGAATTTTTATTGCTTCTGGTGGATATTGCCAGTCAGCAGGAGGTGCTTGACCGCGTGGAACGATTCCGACAACTCATCAGCGACATGCCGTTTAACGTCAACGGCAAAACCCTGAAGGTGACTGCGTCCTTTGGCGTGGCCTTTCTGTTTGAGCACGGCGAAAGCCAGGCGCAACTCATTGAAGCGGCAGACAAGGCGCTTTACCGCTCCAAAAAAAATGGCCGCAATCAA